From Panicum hallii strain FIL2 chromosome 2, PHallii_v3.1, whole genome shotgun sequence, a single genomic window includes:
- the LOC112881902 gene encoding protein ODORANT1-like has protein sequence MGRQPCCDKLGVKRGPWTAEEDRKLISFILSNGHCCWRAVPKLAGLLRCGKSCRLRWTNYLRPDLKRGLLTDAEEQVVIDLHAKLGNRWSKIAAKLPGRTDNEIKNHWNTHIKKKLIKMGIDPVTHEPLDGKTSSPATTSQSVVTADSTKSDEATKQQSPQSDAVRDDVLADGSSPTESSANTVSTGGSSSSSSHDQDPLVKWLLEEDPPTGDEPWLNFTGSVDVDELSSIAAGGPELPWDGATDWLLDYQDFGLGDDSSLVDGYMINSSNGAN, from the exons ATGGGGCGGCAGCCTTGCTGCGACAAGCTGGGGGTGAAGCGGGGGCCGTGGACGGCGGAGGAGGACCGGAAGCTCATCAGCTTCATCCTGAGCAACGGCCATTGCTGCTGGCGCGCGGTGCCGAAGCTGGCCGGCCTGCTGCGCTGCGGCAAGAGCTGCCGCCTGCGCTGGACCAACTACCTCCGCCCGGACCTCAAGCGCGGCCTCCTCACCGACGCCGAGGAGCAGGTCGTCATCGACCTCCACGCCAAGCTCGGCAACAG ATGGTCAAAGATTGCTGCTAAGCTACCGGGAAGGACTGACAACGAGATCAAGAACCACTGGAACACGCACATCAAGAAGAAGCTGATCAAGATGGGCATCGACCCGGTCACGCACGAGCCCCTCGACGGGAAGACCAGCAGCCCGGCCACAACCTCGCAGTCCGTCGTCACGGCGGATTCAACCAAGTCCGACGAGGCGACCAAGCAGCAGAGCCCGCAGAGCGACGCCGTCAGGGACGACGTGTTGGCAGACGGTTCCAGCCCGACGGAATCGAGCGCGAACACCGTTAGCACGGgcggaagcagcagcagcagtagccaCGACCAGGACCCGCTGGTGAAGTGGCTCCTGGAAGAGGACCCGCCCACCGGCGACGAGCCGTGGCTCAACTTCACCGGCAGTGTCGACGTGGACGAGCTCAGCAGCATTGCCGCCGGCGGTCCGGAGTTGCCGTGGGACGGCGCCACCGACTGGCTGCTCGACTACCAAGATTTTGGATTGGGGGACGACTCGAGCTTGGTCGATGGCTACATGATCAACAGCTCAAACGGAGCAAACTAG
- the LOC112881894 gene encoding uncharacterized protein LOC112881894 isoform X1, with protein sequence MALLALRLGPLLPAPTHRRRVLRNRCRGRIVASNATTLVRDGGAAAVVWFKHDLRIDDHPGLAAAVAEPRRPVVPLYVFDRRILAGYSDKMLELLLFALKDLKMALKSQESDLLIGLGNAEDVVLKLVNEVQAGLIFTEEEVEYRVRNVLANVESSLSNGSFSWGSPPKIVAWSAPLYDYKNLEEVSTSHDQFLKTKLPMATPLAATALPALNLELGTGFLPTLEELKGFLKDSRTREDTWVPLKNTSAISILKRTLSQRKIKSNTTLSTSSNGENIEDIPMDSGASGRRIMNSMFASENSLEVRGGTDITLDALAAYLRYLEGTGNASWQELHDKVRLAETRDGASFYTLFGPAIQLGVISRRKAYNDTIQYEKDRNAGFLSPFGYSTPTVKAAVDAICSMEWYWLLASKSQVSVEGNCPIRIWRWKGYLVQYTFVGIEGPAVLLVHGFGAFLEHFRDNIDNIADMGHRVWAITLVGFGKSEKPNVNYSELFWSELLRDFIIDVVREPVHLVGNSIGGYICAIAAGLWPSLAKSLVLLNSAGSVVPNYPFVPLNEERKTSWLSRLQAQLLLLFLRSRVEGILKEYYPTRTGRVDKPLVDQIIRASYDPGALTVLESVFSFNLSIPLNFLFDSFGGKILVIQGMKDPLTKSEAFVTMLREHCSKVQIRELNAGHAPHDEIPDEVNTLLCEWTKQIEVKPALEKTKAV encoded by the exons ATGGCTCTTCTCGCGCTCCGTTTGGGGCCGCTTCTCCCAGCCCCAACCCACCGCCGTCGGGTCCTCCGGAACCGGTGCCGGGGCCGGATCGTCGCCTCCAATGCCACCACGCTCGTGAGGGacgggggcgcggccgcggtGGTGTGGTTCAAGCATGACCTCCGCATCGACGACCACCcgggcctcgccgccgccgtcgcggagCCGCGGCGCCCCGTCGTGCCGCTCTACGTCTTCGACCGACGCATCCTCGCAG GTTATTCAGATAAAATGCTGGAACTGCTGCTATTTGCTCTGAAAGATCTTAAGATGGCGTTGAAATCTCAGGAGTCTGATCTGCTCATAGGCTTGGGAAATGCTGAAGATGTTGTGCTGAAGCTTGTGAATGAG GTGCAAGCAGGTCTTATTTTTACAGAAGAGGAAGTTGAATATAGAGTGCGCAATGTTCTGGCCAATGTTGAATCATCTTTATCTAATGGGTCATTCTCATGGGGAAGCCCTCCCAAGATAGTGGCTTGGAGTGCCCCGTTGTATGACTATAAG AATTTGGAAGAAGTATCAACGTCACACGACCAATTTTTAAAGACAAAACTACCAATGGCCACACCTCTTGCTGCTACAGCTTTGCCTGCTCTAAATTTGGAGTTAGGCACAG GTTTTCTACCCACTCTGGAAGAATTAAAAGGTTTCCTGAAAGACAGTAGAACACGAGAGGATACTTGGGTCCCTCTCAAGAACACGTCTGCAATATCTATTCTAAAAAGGACTCTCAGTCAAAGAAAGATCAAAAGTAACACTACATTAAGCACCAGCAGCAATGGCGAAAACATAGAGGATATCCCCATGGATTCTGGTGCATCAGGAAGGAGAATTATGAATTCAATGTTTGCATCTGAAAACTCACTTGAAGTTAGGGGTGGAACAGATATTACTTTGGATGCCTTGGCTGCTTACCTAAGATACCTCGAAGGCACAGGAAATGCTAGTTGGCAAGA ATTGCATGATAAAGTGCGTTTAGCTGAAACCAGAGATGGTGCCTCATTCTACACCTTGTTTGGTCCTGCAATTCAGCTTGGAGTCATATCCAGGAGGAAAGCTTACAATGATACTATTCAATACGAGAAAGATCGCAATGCTGGTTTCCTATCACCATTTGGGTACTCAACACCTACAGTGAAAGCAGCAGTAGATGCTATATGTTCGATGGAG TGGTATTGGCTCTTGGCATCAAAATCCCAAGTATCTGTTGAGGGAAATTGTCCTATAAGAATTTGGAGATGGAAGGGTTATCTTGTACAG TACACTTTTGTTGGCATCGAAGGTCCAGCCGTTCTTCTTGTGCATGGTTTTGGAGCTTTCCTGGAGCATTTTCGTGACAATATAGACAACATTGCTGATATGGGCCACCGAGTTTGGGCAATTACTCTTGTTGGGTTTGGGAAATCAGAGAAACCAAATGTCAACTATTCAGAACTTTTCTGGTCAGAGTTACTGAGAGACTTTATTATTGATGTTGTGAGGGAACCTGTTCATCTTGTTGGCAACTCTATTGGAG GCTATATCTGTGCCATTGCTGCTGGTTTATGGCCTTCTCTTGCAAAGTCTCTGGTTCTTTTAAATTCAGCTGGTTCGGTTGTTCCAAATTACCCCTTTGTCCCATTGAATGAA GAAAGAAAAACATCTTGGCTTTCCAGGTTGCAGGCACAGCTTCTTTTGCTCTTCTTGAGATCAAGAGTAGAGGGCATTCTTAAAGAATATTATCCTACT AGAACGGGACGGGTGGACAAGCCACTTGTGGACCAGATTATAAGAGCT TCTTATGATCCTGGTGCTTTAACAGTTCTTGAGAGTGTATTCAGCTTCAATCTTTCAATTCCTCTTAACTTTTTATTTGATTCTTTTGGAGGAAAAATATTAGTTATCCAG GGTATGAAAGATCCCCTTACAAAATCTGAGGCGTTTGTTACCATGCTCCGAGAGCATTGCAGCAAGGTTCAAATCAGAGAGTTGAATGCAG GTCATGCTCCACATGATGAAATTCCAGATGAAGTAAATACCCTACTGTGTGAATGGACGAAACAGATTGAAGTTAAACCAGCCCTGGAGAAGACCAAGGCAGTATAG
- the LOC112881178 gene encoding pentatricopeptide repeat-containing protein At4g01400, mitochondrial-like — protein sequence MSMLPSPPPISPARLHKLVTSQPDPLLALELVTVTSPTTTPHPATLHSLLLRLARRRDHLPHALALLRRLPSPPSPRLLLPVLIAVLRLRRPPQLFFSTFNSLFVSGPSPLPLHPQLLLRLLGVLSSTAFHFPSALHLLRLVSSRLPLPAPLVLASHNLLIEAAARSGHVAVSLSLFHRLRSLNVSPDADTYRILTQSLCRKAQVRTAATLLDEMLHRGIPADPLAYTTVLNALCRKKQLREAYRLLCLMRGRGVSPDIVHYNTVIVGMCREGRPLDACKVVGDMVESGCTPNAATYATLVNGLCESGLYEKAEAYLVDMVGKGLVPHFSVFHSVIKGCCAVGKVKEAAEIMSWMLDLGVVPHVESWSSVIRLRLCVAPPPSATENSRRLRAAVLRHNFAMGAP from the exons ATGTCGATGctcccatcgccgccgccgatcTCGCCGGCGCGGCTGCACAAGCTGGTGACCTCGCAGCCGGACCCGCTCCTCGCGCTGGAGCTCGTCACCGTCACCTCCCCGACCACCACGCCGCACCCTGCCACGCTCCACTCCCTCCTGCTccgcctcgcccgccgccgcgaccACCTACCCCACGCGCTagcgctcctccgccgcctcccgtccccgccgtccccgcgcctCCTGCTCCCGGTCCTCATCGCGGTGCTCCGCCTCCGTCGGCCGCCTCAgctcttcttctccaccttcaacTCCCTCTTCGTCTCCGGCCCCAGCCCCCTGCCGCTCCACCcccagctcctcctccgcctcctcggCGTCCTCTCCTCCACCGCTTTCCACTTCCCGTCCGCGCtacacctcctccgcctcgtctcCTCGCGGCTGCccctccccgcgccgctcgtCCTCGCCTCCCACAACTTGCTAATCGAGGCCGCCGCTCGCTCCGGTCACGTCGCCGTTTCACTCTCCCTCTTCCACCGTCTCCGCTCACTTAATGTATCCCCTGACGCCGACACCTACCGCATCCTTACCCAGTCACTCTGCCGCAAGGCCCAGGTCCGCACTGCGGCTACACTGCTCGACGAAATGCTGCACAGGGGCATCCCCGCCGATCCGCTGGCGTACACCACCGTGCTGAACGCCCTGTGCCGCAAGAAGCAGCTCCGAGAGGCATATCGCTTGCTCTGTCTCATGCGGGGCCGTGGAGTTTCCCCTGACATTGTGCATTACAACACGGTCATTGTTGGGATGTGCCGCGAGGGGCGGCCACTGGATGCCTGCAAGGTTGTTGGTGATATGGTGGAGAGTGGATGCACACCGAATGCAGCAACATATGCAACATTGGTGAATGGGCTGTGCGAAAGCGGATTATACGAAAAGGCGGAGGCTTACCTGGTGGATATGGTGGGTAAAGGGCTTGTGCCACATTTCTCTGTGTTTCACTCAGTTATCAAGGGCTGTTGTGCAGTTGGCAAAGTTAAGGAGGCTGCAGAAATCATGAGTTGGATGCTTGACCTTGGAGTGGTTCCACATGTTGAGAGCTGGAGTTCAGTGATCAG GCTGCGCCTCTGCGtagccccgccgccctccgccacAGAAAATTCACGACGCCTCCGAGCAGCCGTCCTCCGCCACAACTTCGCCATGGGCGCGCCCTAG
- the LOC112881894 gene encoding uncharacterized protein LOC112881894 isoform X2 yields MRSLCKVQAGLIFTEEEVEYRVRNVLANVESSLSNGSFSWGSPPKIVAWSAPLYDYKNLEEVSTSHDQFLKTKLPMATPLAATALPALNLELGTGFLPTLEELKGFLKDSRTREDTWVPLKNTSAISILKRTLSQRKIKSNTTLSTSSNGENIEDIPMDSGASGRRIMNSMFASENSLEVRGGTDITLDALAAYLRYLEGTGNASWQELHDKVRLAETRDGASFYTLFGPAIQLGVISRRKAYNDTIQYEKDRNAGFLSPFGYSTPTVKAAVDAICSMEWYWLLASKSQVSVEGNCPIRIWRWKGYLVQYTFVGIEGPAVLLVHGFGAFLEHFRDNIDNIADMGHRVWAITLVGFGKSEKPNVNYSELFWSELLRDFIIDVVREPVHLVGNSIGGYICAIAAGLWPSLAKSLVLLNSAGSVVPNYPFVPLNEERKTSWLSRLQAQLLLLFLRSRVEGILKEYYPTRTGRVDKPLVDQIIRASYDPGALTVLESVFSFNLSIPLNFLFDSFGGKILVIQGMKDPLTKSEAFVTMLREHCSKVQIRELNAGHAPHDEIPDEVNTLLCEWTKQIEVKPALEKTKAV; encoded by the exons ATGAGGTCACTATGCAAG GTGCAAGCAGGTCTTATTTTTACAGAAGAGGAAGTTGAATATAGAGTGCGCAATGTTCTGGCCAATGTTGAATCATCTTTATCTAATGGGTCATTCTCATGGGGAAGCCCTCCCAAGATAGTGGCTTGGAGTGCCCCGTTGTATGACTATAAG AATTTGGAAGAAGTATCAACGTCACACGACCAATTTTTAAAGACAAAACTACCAATGGCCACACCTCTTGCTGCTACAGCTTTGCCTGCTCTAAATTTGGAGTTAGGCACAG GTTTTCTACCCACTCTGGAAGAATTAAAAGGTTTCCTGAAAGACAGTAGAACACGAGAGGATACTTGGGTCCCTCTCAAGAACACGTCTGCAATATCTATTCTAAAAAGGACTCTCAGTCAAAGAAAGATCAAAAGTAACACTACATTAAGCACCAGCAGCAATGGCGAAAACATAGAGGATATCCCCATGGATTCTGGTGCATCAGGAAGGAGAATTATGAATTCAATGTTTGCATCTGAAAACTCACTTGAAGTTAGGGGTGGAACAGATATTACTTTGGATGCCTTGGCTGCTTACCTAAGATACCTCGAAGGCACAGGAAATGCTAGTTGGCAAGA ATTGCATGATAAAGTGCGTTTAGCTGAAACCAGAGATGGTGCCTCATTCTACACCTTGTTTGGTCCTGCAATTCAGCTTGGAGTCATATCCAGGAGGAAAGCTTACAATGATACTATTCAATACGAGAAAGATCGCAATGCTGGTTTCCTATCACCATTTGGGTACTCAACACCTACAGTGAAAGCAGCAGTAGATGCTATATGTTCGATGGAG TGGTATTGGCTCTTGGCATCAAAATCCCAAGTATCTGTTGAGGGAAATTGTCCTATAAGAATTTGGAGATGGAAGGGTTATCTTGTACAG TACACTTTTGTTGGCATCGAAGGTCCAGCCGTTCTTCTTGTGCATGGTTTTGGAGCTTTCCTGGAGCATTTTCGTGACAATATAGACAACATTGCTGATATGGGCCACCGAGTTTGGGCAATTACTCTTGTTGGGTTTGGGAAATCAGAGAAACCAAATGTCAACTATTCAGAACTTTTCTGGTCAGAGTTACTGAGAGACTTTATTATTGATGTTGTGAGGGAACCTGTTCATCTTGTTGGCAACTCTATTGGAG GCTATATCTGTGCCATTGCTGCTGGTTTATGGCCTTCTCTTGCAAAGTCTCTGGTTCTTTTAAATTCAGCTGGTTCGGTTGTTCCAAATTACCCCTTTGTCCCATTGAATGAA GAAAGAAAAACATCTTGGCTTTCCAGGTTGCAGGCACAGCTTCTTTTGCTCTTCTTGAGATCAAGAGTAGAGGGCATTCTTAAAGAATATTATCCTACT AGAACGGGACGGGTGGACAAGCCACTTGTGGACCAGATTATAAGAGCT TCTTATGATCCTGGTGCTTTAACAGTTCTTGAGAGTGTATTCAGCTTCAATCTTTCAATTCCTCTTAACTTTTTATTTGATTCTTTTGGAGGAAAAATATTAGTTATCCAG GGTATGAAAGATCCCCTTACAAAATCTGAGGCGTTTGTTACCATGCTCCGAGAGCATTGCAGCAAGGTTCAAATCAGAGAGTTGAATGCAG GTCATGCTCCACATGATGAAATTCCAGATGAAGTAAATACCCTACTGTGTGAATGGACGAAACAGATTGAAGTTAAACCAGCCCTGGAGAAGACCAAGGCAGTATAG